A single Lolium perenne isolate Kyuss_39 chromosome 6, Kyuss_2.0, whole genome shotgun sequence DNA region contains:
- the LOC127308364 gene encoding exocyst complex component EXO70A1: MDQDVDDRAAASLAAAARSLRAGLDRSRALGHALARAGPRLEEIQAALPALEAAVRPIRAPMAELAAAGPHIDRAVGPAAAVLKVFDAVHGLEPPLLLQGGGGGAGDLPEYLAVLARLEEALGFLASNCGLAAQWLADIVEYLGDRDLADPRFLAEVGVALRGLRENNNPSSAHLDGGLLAAALDMLQAEFRRLLADHSAPLSTTSTAKSRVPAAAVRKLSLILDRLLANGRQETSISLYIDARGSVVSASLRDLGLDYLRNPADDAQALGPRVELWGQHLEFVVRRLLESERQLCIKVFGEQHKTDASACFTEVAARASVLDFLSFGRAAADAKKDPIKLMRLLEVFDSLNRLRMDFNRLFGGKACADIQCQTRDLVKLLVDGAVEIFEELLVQVELQRQMPPPADGGVPRLVTFIVEYCNRLLSEKYRPVLAQVLAIHRSWRKEVFTDKMLAAAVLNIVKALEANFNVWSRAYGNNTLSYIFMMNTRWHLFKHVKGTKLAELLGDVWIRDHEQFKDYYITMFMRDSWGALSPLLNREGLILFSKGRATAKDLVKQRLKTFNARFSEMFHEQSAWIIPDKDLRRETCDHVMQAIVPPYRSYMQNYGPLVEQDVSASKYVKYTVDGLEKMLGALFAPRPRRSGSFQIGHSNGKMSSAMTGLYRSASTVK, encoded by the coding sequence ATGGATCAGGACGTCGACGACCGCGCGGCGGCGagcctggcggcggcggcgcgctcgcTGCGGGCCGGCCTGGACCGTTCCCGCGCGCTGGGGCACGCGCTGGCGCGCGCGGGGCCGCGGCTCGAGGAGATCCAGGCGGCGCTGCCAGCTCTCGAGGCAGCCGTGCGCCCGATCCGGGCGCCGATGGCCGAGCTCGCGGCGGCGGGCCCGCACATCGACCGCGCCGTGgggcccgccgccgccgtgctcaAGGTCTTCGACGCCGTGCACGGCCTCGAGCCGCCGCTCCTCCtccagggcggcggcggcggcgcgggggacctCCCCGAGTACCTCGCCGTGCTCGCGCGCCTCGAGGAGGCCCTGGGCTTCCTCGCCAGCAACTGCGGCCTCGCCGCGCAGTGGCTGGCCGACATCGTCGAGTACCTCGGCGACCGCGACCTCGCCGACCCGCGCTTCCTCGCCGAGGTCGGCGTCGCGCTCCGCGGCCTCCGGGAGAACAACAACCCCTCCTCCGCCCACCTCGACGGCggcctcctcgccgccgcgctCGACATGCTCCAGGCCGAGTTCCGCCGCCTCCTCGCCGACCACTCCGCCCCACTCTCTACAACCTCCACCGCCAAGTCCCgcgtccccgccgccgccgtccgcaaGCTCAGCCTGATCCTCGACCGCCTCCTAGCCAACGGCCGGCAAGAAACCAGCATCTCCCTCTACATCGACGCGCGCGGCTCAGTCGTGAGCGCCAGCCTCCGCGACCTCGGCCTCGACTACCTGCGCAACCCGGCCGACGACGCGCAGGCGCTGGGCCCCAGAGTCGAGCTATGGGGCCAGCATTTGGAGTTCGTGGTGCGCCGCCTCCTCGAGTCCGAGCGGCAGCTCTGCATCAAGGTGTTCGGGGAGCAGCACAAAACCGATGCATCCGCGTGCTTCACCGAGGTGGCGGCACGGGCCAGCGTTCTCGATTTCCTGAGCTTTGGCCGCGCGGCTGCCGACGCCAAGAAGGACCCCATCAAGCTCATGCGTCTGCTGGAGGTGTTCGATTCTCTCAACAGGCTGAGGATGGACTTCAACCGGTTGTTCGGCGGGAAGGCGTGCGCGGATATCCAGTGCCAGACGAGGGACCTTGTCAAGCTGTTGGTGGATGGTGCTGTTGAGATCTTTGAGGAGTTGCTCGTGCAGGTGGAGCTGCAGCGGCAGATGCCTCCCCCGGCCGATGGGGGTGTGCCGCGCCTGGTCACGTTTATCGTTGAGTACTGCAACCGGCTCCTCAGCGAGAAGTACAGGCCCGTGCTTGCGCAGGTGCTCGCCATCCACCGCAGCTGGCGCAAGGAGGTGTTCACTGACAAGATGCTTGCTGCAGCGGTGCTTAACATTGTCAAGGCCCTTGAGGCCAACTTCAATGTTTGGTCGAGGGCGTACGGGAACAACACTCTATCCTATATCTTCATGATGAACACTCGCTGGCATCTCTTTAAGCACGTGAAAGGTACTAAGCTAGCCGAGCTCTTGGGCGATGTGTGGATCAGGGACCATGAACAGTTCAAGGATTACTACATCACAATGTTTATGAGGGATAGCTGGGGGGCACTTTCGCCGCTGCTCAACCGGGAGGGGCTCATCTTGTTCTCCAAGGGCCGGGCCACGGCAAAGGACCTCGTGAAGCAGCGTCTCAAAACCTTCAATGCGAGATTCAGTGAGATGTTCCACGAGCAATCGGCATGGATTATACCAGACAAGGATTTGAGGAGGGAGACGTGTGACCATGTGATGCAGGCAATAGTTCCTCCCTACCGGAGCTACATGCAGAACTATGGTCCGCTTGTGGAGCAGGATGTAAGCGCTAGTAAGTATGTCAAGTACACCGTCGATGGTTTGGAAAAGATGCTTGGCGCACTCTTTGCTCCCCGTCCCAGGAGGTCTGGGAGCTTCCAGATCGGGCACTCCAATGGCAAGATGAGTAGTGCAATGACAGGATTGTATCGGAGTGCTTCCACAGTGAAATAA